Proteins encoded in a region of the Tepidibacillus fermentans genome:
- a CDS encoding ribonuclease J, protein MKLPKNNKEKLLIFALGGLGEIGKNMYVVQYGDDIVVIDAGLKFPEEEMLGIDLVIPDITYLVENKSKVRGIVLTHGHEDHIGGLSYVLKQLNVPVYGTKLTLGLVESKLKEANILAETKLNLVNGDSEIELGSFKISFFRTNHSIPDSVGVVLETPEGIVVHTGDFKFDLTPVNNQMADMHKMAEIGKKGVLALLSDSTNAEREGHTGSERSVGEALSEAFRKAKQRIIVATFASNIHRIQQVVDAAQTYGRKIAIVGRSMVNVVNIGIELGYLHVPEGIIVDIDEITKLPADQVVILSTGSQGEPMSALTRMARSTHRKLDIIPGDTVIIAATPIPGNEKYVARTVDQLFRVGANVIYGPGSISGVHVSGHGSQEELKLMLTLIRPKYFIPIHGEYRMLRLHSDLAESIGVPHENIFILDNGDTVEISNGKARYGPKIPVGNVLIDGLGVGDVGNIVLRDRKLLSQDGILVVVVTLSKQNATILSGPDIISRGFVYVRESEELLEEANRLVTATLQKLMIENVNDWSSLKTSVRDVLGRFLYEQTRRRPMILPIIMEV, encoded by the coding sequence ATGAAGTTGCCAAAGAACAACAAAGAGAAGTTATTAATTTTCGCACTAGGTGGATTAGGCGAAATTGGAAAGAATATGTACGTTGTACAGTACGGAGATGATATTGTTGTCATCGACGCAGGTTTAAAATTTCCTGAAGAAGAGATGCTCGGTATTGATTTAGTTATTCCTGACATTACTTATCTTGTTGAGAACAAGAGTAAAGTTAGAGGAATTGTATTAACACATGGTCATGAAGATCATATTGGCGGATTATCCTATGTATTAAAACAATTGAATGTACCTGTATATGGTACGAAGTTAACGCTCGGTCTTGTAGAAAGCAAACTGAAAGAAGCAAATATTTTAGCTGAAACGAAATTAAATCTTGTAAACGGCGATTCTGAAATTGAACTTGGATCCTTTAAAATTTCTTTTTTCCGTACAAACCATAGTATACCTGATTCTGTTGGTGTTGTTTTGGAAACTCCAGAGGGCATCGTTGTTCATACAGGTGATTTTAAGTTCGACTTAACACCAGTAAATAATCAAATGGCAGACATGCATAAAATGGCAGAAATAGGCAAAAAAGGTGTACTCGCATTATTATCAGATAGTACAAATGCGGAAAGAGAGGGACATACTGGTTCAGAACGCTCTGTTGGTGAAGCGCTTAGTGAAGCTTTTCGAAAAGCAAAACAAAGAATCATTGTGGCTACATTTGCTTCAAATATTCATCGAATACAACAAGTTGTTGATGCTGCGCAAACCTATGGTCGAAAGATCGCGATTGTAGGCAGAAGTATGGTTAATGTTGTAAACATAGGAATCGAATTAGGTTATCTTCATGTTCCAGAGGGAATTATCGTTGATATTGATGAAATTACTAAACTACCAGCAGATCAAGTTGTTATTCTTTCTACAGGAAGTCAAGGAGAGCCAATGTCTGCACTTACAAGAATGGCAAGATCTACTCACCGTAAATTGGATATTATTCCTGGCGATACGGTAATCATTGCAGCTACACCGATTCCTGGAAATGAGAAATATGTAGCGAGAACAGTAGATCAGCTATTTCGAGTTGGTGCAAACGTAATTTATGGACCCGGTTCTATATCTGGTGTTCATGTTTCAGGACATGGAAGTCAAGAAGAATTAAAATTAATGCTCACCTTAATTCGTCCAAAGTATTTTATTCCAATTCACGGAGAATACCGTATGCTTCGTTTGCATTCGGACCTAGCTGAATCCATTGGTGTACCTCATGAAAATATTTTTATACTCGATAACGGAGATACTGTTGAAATTTCAAATGGAAAAGCACGGTATGGTCCAAAAATCCCAGTAGGTAATGTTTTGATTGATGGGCTTGGAGTAGGTGATGTTGGAAATATTGTTTTAAGAGATCGCAAACTCCTATCCCAAGATGGAATTCTAGTCGTTGTAGTTACACTAAGTAAACAAAATGCAACTATTTTATCAGGCCCTGATATTATTTCTCGCGGATTTGTTTATGTCCGAGAATCAGAGGAATTATTAGAAGAAGCCAATCGCCTTGTCACTGCTACATTACAAAAGTTAATGATCGAAAATGTAAACGATTGGTCTTCATTAAAAACAAGCGTACGGGATGTCTTAGGAAGATTCTTATATGAACAAACAAGAAGAAGACCGATGATACTTCCCATTATAATGGAAGTATAA
- a CDS encoding dipicolinate synthase subunit B encodes MDLKGKTIGFGLTGSHCTFAEVMPEVQKLVNAGANVIPIISYAVQTTDTRFGRTLDWQKQLKDITGNEIIATIVEAEPIGPKGLLDIMVIAPATGNTISKLANAITDSPVLMAAKGQLRNQKPVVVAVSTNDGLGLNGVNIGRLLATKNIFFVPFGQDSPMKKPNSLVARMELIKETCEEALEYRQLHPVLVEKFKY; translated from the coding sequence ATGGACTTAAAAGGGAAAACCATTGGCTTTGGTTTGACAGGTTCCCATTGTACGTTTGCTGAAGTGATGCCTGAAGTCCAAAAATTAGTAAATGCAGGAGCAAATGTGATCCCGATTATCAGCTATGCTGTACAAACCACAGATACGCGTTTTGGAAGAACATTAGATTGGCAAAAACAACTAAAGGATATAACAGGGAATGAAATTATTGCTACAATCGTTGAGGCAGAACCCATTGGTCCTAAGGGATTATTAGACATCATGGTCATAGCGCCAGCAACGGGAAATACCATTAGTAAGTTGGCGAATGCCATCACAGATTCTCCAGTATTAATGGCGGCTAAAGGTCAACTTCGAAACCAAAAACCAGTCGTCGTTGCTGTCTCTACAAATGATGGTTTAGGCTTAAATGGAGTAAATATCGGTAGGTTATTGGCAACGAAGAACATCTTTTTTGTTCCATTTGGTCAAGACTCACCAATGAAAAAGCCTAATTCTTTAGTTGCCCGAATGGAACTTATTAAAGAAACATGTGAAGAAGCATTAGAATACCGTCAATTGCATCCTGTTCTTGTGGAAAAATTTAAATATTAA
- a CDS encoding GntR family transcriptional regulator: MTLRPDPRPLYLLVIDKIKQDIESGKLKTGQRLPSEFELSKELGISRATLREALRILEDENVIIRKQGIGTFIKAKPLFISGIEELYSITQMIEKHGYHAGTIFVDITSNQATKEDQKGFQLSEKNGNIIRVERIRTADSEPVVYCIDKIPESLLKKNIDFRKYDSIFQALQEQAEIEIAYAVAEIEPLGYHEKISPLLHSPKETSLIILRQIHFDTADRPVLISVNYFRSDKFRFQVLRKR; this comes from the coding sequence ATGACACTACGACCTGATCCCAGACCGCTTTATCTGTTAGTTATTGATAAGATCAAACAAGATATTGAAAGTGGAAAATTGAAGACTGGTCAAAGACTTCCTTCAGAATTTGAATTGTCAAAAGAGTTAGGGATAAGTCGAGCAACATTACGCGAAGCATTACGAATATTAGAAGATGAGAACGTAATCATCCGGAAACAAGGAATTGGCACCTTTATTAAAGCAAAACCATTGTTTATAAGTGGAATTGAAGAACTATACAGCATCACTCAGATGATTGAAAAACACGGTTATCATGCAGGTACTATTTTTGTAGATATTACTTCGAATCAAGCAACAAAAGAGGATCAGAAAGGCTTTCAATTAAGCGAAAAAAATGGAAATATCATTCGTGTAGAAAGAATTCGTACTGCGGACAGTGAACCTGTTGTCTATTGTATTGATAAAATACCTGAAAGTCTTTTAAAGAAAAATATTGACTTTCGAAAATATGATTCAATTTTTCAAGCATTACAAGAACAGGCTGAGATTGAAATCGCTTATGCAGTTGCAGAAATTGAACCACTAGGATACCATGAAAAAATATCACCGTTGTTACATTCACCAAAGGAAACATCTCTTATTATCTTGAGACAGATTCACTTTGATACAGCGGATCGTCCAGTATTAATTTCAGTGAATTATTTTCGATCTGATAAGTTTCGTTTTCAGGTTTTACGTAAGAGATAA
- the dapA gene encoding 4-hydroxy-tetrahydrodipicolinate synthase, with protein MYSDQLVAEKGGGLTLDFGRLITAMVTPFNKKMEVDFVRTKQLVEHLIQTGTETIVVAGTTGESPTLSTEEKLQLFEKVLDFTQGRAKVIAGTGSNDTRSSITLTKKAEAIGVDGVMIVAPYYNKPSQDGIYQHFKAIAAETQLPIMIYNIPGRTGINIQTDTIVKLSQIENIVAVKEASGDLSQMSEILAKTSENFYLYSGDDKLTLPVLSIGGHGVVSVASHVVGNQMKEMIDAYFTGDVKKAASYHQKLLPLFEGIFITSNPVPIKELLNEIGIQVGSVRLPLVPAKKEQSEIVRSIYHNIIM; from the coding sequence TTGTACAGTGATCAATTAGTTGCAGAAAAGGGAGGAGGACTTACTTTGGATTTTGGTAGGTTAATTACTGCAATGGTTACGCCTTTTAATAAAAAAATGGAAGTAGACTTTGTGAGAACAAAACAACTTGTTGAACATTTAATTCAAACGGGTACTGAAACGATTGTAGTTGCAGGAACTACAGGTGAATCTCCCACTTTATCTACAGAAGAAAAATTACAATTATTTGAAAAAGTATTGGATTTTACACAAGGACGTGCGAAAGTAATCGCTGGAACAGGAAGTAATGATACTAGATCTTCAATTACATTAACGAAAAAAGCAGAAGCTATTGGTGTTGATGGGGTTATGATCGTTGCTCCTTATTATAACAAACCTTCTCAAGATGGGATCTATCAACATTTCAAGGCAATTGCAGCAGAAACACAACTTCCTATTATGATTTATAATATTCCAGGTAGAACAGGTATTAATATTCAAACAGATACAATTGTTAAATTAAGTCAAATTGAAAATATCGTAGCGGTAAAAGAAGCAAGCGGAGATCTTTCTCAAATGAGTGAAATCCTCGCCAAAACGTCAGAAAATTTTTACCTATATAGTGGCGATGATAAATTAACATTACCAGTGTTATCTATTGGTGGACATGGTGTGGTTAGTGTCGCTAGTCATGTGGTTGGAAATCAAATGAAAGAAATGATAGACGCTTATTTTACTGGAGATGTTAAAAAAGCAGCCTCTTATCATCAAAAACTTCTCCCGTTATTTGAAGGAATCTTTATCACATCAAATCCTGTTCCGATAAAAGAATTGTTAAATGAGATTGGTATACAGGTTGGATCTGTGCGTTTACCATTAGTTCCGGCTAAAAAAGAACAGAGCGAGATCGTAAGAAGTATTTACCATAATATTATTATGTAG
- a CDS encoding aspartate-semialdehyde dehydrogenase, giving the protein MKKKSSYNVAVVGATGAVGQKMIQLLEERDFPVQQLKLLASSRSKGTVLQFKGAEVIVEEATPESFEGIDIALFSAGGKTSKQLAPHAVKSGAVVIDNSNGFRMDSNVPLVVPEVNIEDIQQHQGIIANPNCSTIQMVTALKPLYDRYGIERIIVSTYQAVSGAGYQAIQELKKQTEEVLKGEEVTKKILPVSSLPIKKQIAFNAIPQIDIFEENGFTLEEMKMVRETKKIFHDPQIQVTATCVRIPVVYGHSESVYVELKQDYNLAEVLNLLKEAPGIVVVDDPANQEYPLAIDAAGKLDVYVGRIRKDLNHPRALNMWIVSDNLLKGAAWNAVQIAEELIKNAQ; this is encoded by the coding sequence ATGAAGAAAAAATCAAGTTATAATGTCGCAGTAGTTGGTGCAACTGGGGCTGTCGGACAGAAGATGATCCAATTATTAGAGGAAAGGGATTTTCCAGTTCAGCAATTAAAATTACTTGCATCTAGTCGTTCTAAAGGAACTGTTCTTCAATTTAAGGGAGCTGAGGTCATTGTTGAAGAAGCAACTCCCGAAAGTTTTGAAGGTATTGATATTGCTTTATTTAGTGCGGGAGGAAAAACAAGTAAACAATTAGCCCCGCATGCCGTAAAAAGCGGGGCTGTTGTCATCGATAATAGTAATGGTTTTCGTATGGATTCGAATGTACCATTAGTGGTTCCAGAAGTGAATATAGAGGATATTCAACAACATCAAGGGATTATTGCCAACCCTAATTGTTCAACCATTCAAATGGTAACTGCTTTAAAGCCATTATATGATCGCTACGGAATTGAACGTATCATTGTTTCCACTTATCAAGCCGTTTCAGGAGCAGGATACCAAGCGATTCAAGAATTAAAAAAACAAACGGAAGAAGTTCTAAAAGGTGAAGAAGTTACAAAAAAAATCTTACCTGTAAGCTCACTTCCAATTAAAAAGCAAATTGCATTTAATGCGATTCCTCAAATTGATATCTTTGAAGAAAATGGATTTACATTAGAAGAGATGAAAATGGTAAGAGAAACGAAAAAAATATTCCATGATCCTCAAATTCAAGTGACGGCTACTTGTGTTAGGATTCCAGTTGTATATGGTCATTCTGAATCGGTCTATGTCGAATTGAAACAAGATTACAATCTCGCTGAAGTTCTGAATTTATTAAAAGAAGCACCTGGAATTGTTGTTGTTGATGATCCAGCAAATCAAGAATATCCTTTAGCTATTGATGCAGCTGGAAAATTAGACGTTTATGTGGGTAGAATTCGAAAGGATTTAAATCATCCACGGGCTTTAAATATGTGGATTGTTTCGGATAATTTACTTAAAGGAGCAGCTTGGAATGCTGTTCAAATTGCTGAAGAATTAATTAAAAACGCACAGTAA
- a CDS encoding BMP family lipoprotein, with product MKKFLTLLLVFTMAMSTFLVGCGVDKETKDNQAGKPADQTTQKQLKVAMVTDTGGVNDQSFNQSAWEGLQRAEKELGIKPSYLESKQDADYKPNLETLIDAGNDLIWGIGFKMGDTILNEAKTNPDQKFAIIDYAYQDTPKNLVGVIFKAQESSFLVGYIAGKMTKTGKVGFVGGMKSPVIDQFEYGFRAGVKYANPNVNVLVQYAESFNDAAKGKSIATKMYQDGADIVFHAAGGTGDGVIAAAKEQNKYAIGVDRDQNSLAPDNVITSAMKRVDIGVYDVVKQLKEGKFPGGTTVILGLKEGGVDIAPTSNKHVPANILKDVDGLKQKIINGEISVPYNQETFDKFQVK from the coding sequence ATGAAAAAGTTTTTAACCTTATTACTCGTATTCACAATGGCTATGAGTACTTTTTTAGTTGGTTGTGGTGTTGACAAAGAAACAAAAGATAATCAAGCTGGAAAACCTGCAGACCAAACGACACAAAAACAATTAAAAGTAGCAATGGTTACGGATACTGGTGGGGTTAACGATCAATCCTTTAACCAATCTGCATGGGAAGGTTTGCAAAGAGCAGAGAAAGAATTGGGGATTAAACCATCTTATTTAGAATCCAAACAAGATGCTGATTACAAACCAAATTTGGAAACATTAATAGATGCCGGTAATGATTTGATTTGGGGTATCGGTTTTAAAATGGGAGACACTATCCTAAATGAGGCAAAAACAAATCCAGATCAAAAATTTGCGATCATTGACTATGCTTACCAAGATACTCCTAAAAATTTAGTTGGTGTTATCTTTAAAGCTCAAGAATCTTCCTTCTTAGTTGGTTACATAGCTGGTAAGATGACTAAAACTGGAAAAGTTGGCTTTGTTGGCGGAATGAAAAGCCCTGTTATTGATCAATTTGAATATGGTTTTAGAGCGGGAGTAAAATACGCAAATCCTAATGTAAATGTGTTAGTACAATATGCTGAATCTTTCAATGATGCAGCAAAAGGTAAGTCTATTGCAACAAAAATGTATCAAGATGGAGCAGATATCGTTTTCCATGCAGCAGGTGGTACAGGTGATGGTGTGATCGCTGCAGCAAAAGAACAAAATAAATACGCAATTGGTGTTGACAGAGATCAAAACAGTCTAGCTCCTGACAACGTGATTACTTCTGCTATGAAACGTGTAGATATAGGAGTTTATGATGTTGTAAAACAATTAAAAGAAGGGAAATTCCCTGGTGGAACAACTGTTATTCTTGGACTTAAAGAAGGTGGAGTAGATATTGCTCCAACTTCGAATAAGCATGTTCCAGCCAATATCTTAAAAGATGTAGATGGATTAAAACAAAAAATTATTAATGGCGAAATTAGTGTTCCTTATAATCAAGAAACATTTGATAAGTTTCAAGTAAAATAA
- the dapG gene encoding aspartate kinase: protein MGIIVQKFGGTSVATKESRERVIKHIKAELTSGNQVVVVVSAMGRKGDPYATDTLIEHIKQNDNQLQKREMDLLLSCGEIISAATLSSMLNAQGIDNTVLLGGQAGIITNDNFSNAQIKTIHPKRIYEGLKQNKVVIVTGFQGMTDQGDITTLGRGGSDTTATALGVALHADMVDIFTDVNGIMSADPRIVQNPEHLKVVTYDEICHLAYQGAKVIHPRAVEIAMEEQIPIRVRSTFSNDEGTLVTSLTEVKKRTQKSEINERIITGIAHVPNIAQIKVFAKEGQYDLQLKVFNAMAEHKISVDFINVNPIGVVFTVHEEDLDQALKILSNMNYEPQVIRNCAKISIIGAGMAGVPGVMAKIVKALTENDIQILQSADSHTTIWVLVHGENMKKAVSALHQTFFDK, encoded by the coding sequence ATGGGGATCATTGTACAGAAATTCGGAGGAACATCTGTTGCTACTAAGGAATCAAGAGAGAGGGTTATCAAGCATATTAAGGCAGAATTAACCTCCGGGAATCAAGTGGTTGTCGTAGTTTCTGCTATGGGGAGAAAAGGAGACCCTTATGCAACCGATACTTTAATTGAGCATATTAAACAAAACGATAATCAATTACAAAAACGAGAAATGGATCTCTTATTAAGTTGTGGTGAGATCATCTCTGCAGCAACACTTAGTAGTATGCTAAATGCTCAAGGGATTGATAACACTGTACTTCTTGGTGGGCAAGCAGGAATAATAACAAATGATAATTTTTCAAATGCACAAATTAAAACGATTCATCCAAAAAGAATTTATGAGGGATTAAAACAAAATAAAGTTGTTATTGTTACTGGTTTTCAAGGAATGACAGATCAAGGGGATATTACCACATTAGGTCGAGGTGGTTCTGATACCACAGCAACTGCTTTAGGTGTTGCACTACATGCAGATATGGTTGATATTTTCACAGATGTGAATGGAATCATGTCCGCAGATCCTAGAATCGTTCAAAATCCTGAACATTTAAAAGTAGTAACCTATGATGAGATATGTCATTTAGCATATCAAGGAGCAAAAGTGATTCATCCTAGAGCAGTAGAGATTGCGATGGAAGAACAAATCCCTATACGAGTTAGATCGACCTTTTCTAATGATGAAGGAACCCTAGTTACTTCTTTAACGGAAGTAAAAAAGCGTACCCAAAAATCTGAAATAAATGAAAGAATTATTACTGGTATTGCTCATGTTCCCAATATTGCTCAAATTAAAGTTTTTGCAAAAGAGGGTCAATATGATTTACAACTAAAAGTTTTTAATGCTATGGCAGAACACAAGATCAGTGTTGATTTTATCAACGTGAATCCAATTGGAGTCGTATTTACTGTCCATGAAGAAGATTTGGATCAGGCACTAAAAATTCTTTCTAATATGAATTATGAACCTCAGGTCATTCGTAATTGTGCGAAAATCTCCATTATTGGGGCTGGGATGGCAGGAGTTCCAGGGGTAATGGCAAAAATCGTAAAGGCTTTGACAGAAAATGATATTCAAATCTTGCAGTCTGCTGATTCCCATACTACAATTTGGGTACTTGTTCATGGTGAAAATATGAAAAAAGCCGTTTCTGCACTCCATCAGACATTTTTTGATAAATAA
- a CDS encoding YlzJ-like family protein, whose product MIHYTPVPLEFVFEGYDQMKFNYKEIQYGHMTMIIEPTSEFEGKLVRLISPNALDYLNPNYQPGTMLTFKPYLL is encoded by the coding sequence ATGATTCATTATACACCCGTTCCCTTAGAATTTGTTTTTGAAGGATATGATCAAATGAAGTTTAATTATAAAGAAATTCAATACGGACATATGACAATGATAATTGAGCCAACTTCAGAATTTGAAGGAAAATTAGTTCGTTTAATCAGTCCAAATGCATTAGATTACTTAAATCCAAACTATCAACCGGGGACAATGTTAACATTTAAGCCATATTTGCTATAA
- a CDS encoding DNA translocase FtsK, with protein sequence MKQHIKFEAYGLLLFAFFGYELVGKGAVGYFLKVLFRLLLGNLDFTLSLLGIALALSMMIKRKISIPWSMRKTGLLFLYIAIITLAHVQFVDQIQLHGKYTDANIFTVTWKELAKERASGQFNQIVGSGMIGSFFYLIFDYLFDRTGTNVLILTFILVGLLLLFNFSYIQFIEKARKRIMTYYERFEVFIKDQLLNLKTKHERRKNTLKEDEEEKRNKGSLICLYGANEANQPIIHDFMDETNLEQTYIHTQTESLENGHSTALNSMENDDESQINEVELQIMKQEDENYQLPTTSLLKPPFFSDQFEEHRDISNNAKKLEKTLESFGVKARVIQINRGPAVTRYEIQPDVGVKVSRIVSLADDIALSLAAKDIRIEAPIPGKAAIGIEVPNSEIAIVTLREVIESQAFNESPSKLSMALGRDITGKAIIGNLAKMPHILVAGATGSGKSVCINGMITSILYKSKPSEVKFLMVDPKMVELNVYNGIPHLITPVVTDPKKAAKALKMIVNEMEKRYESFAQKGARDIERYNALLQEESLGQAQTLPYIVVIIDELADLMMVAPNDVEDAIIRLAQKARAAGIHLIVATQRPSVDVITGLIKANIPSRIAFGVSSQTDSRTIIDMGGAEKLLGRGDMLYFPVGFSKPIRVQGAFISEQEVEAVVQFVKEQQKVTYEEEIIPDLNQHNEFEEVEDDLYYEAVKLVVENKQASVSLLQRRFRIGYTRAARLIDTMEAKGIVGPYEGSKPRKVLVTPDDLDNIKIPS encoded by the coding sequence ATGAAGCAACATATCAAATTTGAAGCCTATGGACTCCTCTTATTTGCATTCTTTGGTTATGAATTAGTAGGGAAAGGTGCAGTAGGTTATTTTTTAAAGGTTTTATTTCGTTTATTGTTGGGTAATTTAGATTTTACGTTAAGTTTGCTTGGGATTGCACTTGCATTATCTATGATGATTAAAAGAAAAATCTCGATTCCTTGGTCTATGCGGAAAACAGGGTTGCTTTTTCTTTATATCGCAATCATCACATTAGCACACGTACAATTCGTTGATCAAATTCAGCTGCATGGTAAGTATACCGATGCAAATATATTTACCGTTACTTGGAAAGAACTAGCAAAGGAAAGAGCGAGTGGACAATTTAATCAAATCGTTGGTTCTGGTATGATTGGTTCATTTTTTTATCTTATTTTTGATTATCTTTTCGATCGAACGGGTACAAACGTTTTAATCCTAACCTTCATTTTAGTAGGATTATTATTATTATTTAATTTCTCGTATATTCAATTCATCGAGAAAGCTAGAAAAAGAATCATGACTTATTATGAACGTTTTGAGGTCTTCATCAAAGACCAGTTATTAAACTTAAAAACAAAGCATGAAAGAAGAAAAAATACTTTAAAAGAAGATGAAGAAGAAAAAAGGAATAAAGGTTCACTGATTTGCCTTTATGGAGCGAATGAAGCGAATCAACCGATCATTCATGATTTTATGGATGAAACTAATCTTGAACAAACCTATATACATACCCAAACAGAATCATTAGAGAATGGACATTCAACTGCTTTGAACTCAATGGAAAATGACGATGAATCGCAAATCAACGAGGTTGAACTTCAGATCATGAAACAAGAAGATGAAAATTATCAATTACCTACAACATCACTACTTAAACCACCATTTTTTTCTGATCAATTCGAAGAACATCGAGACATTAGTAATAATGCCAAAAAATTAGAAAAAACATTAGAAAGTTTTGGAGTGAAAGCACGAGTCATCCAAATTAATCGAGGTCCAGCAGTAACACGATATGAAATTCAACCCGATGTTGGGGTGAAGGTAAGTCGGATTGTTAGTCTTGCAGATGATATTGCATTATCTTTAGCTGCTAAGGATATCCGTATAGAAGCTCCCATTCCGGGTAAGGCCGCAATTGGAATTGAGGTTCCAAATTCAGAGATCGCAATCGTTACGTTGCGTGAAGTCATTGAAAGCCAAGCATTTAATGAGTCACCATCAAAATTAAGTATGGCCTTGGGCAGAGATATTACAGGTAAAGCAATTATAGGCAATCTTGCGAAAATGCCGCACATACTTGTTGCAGGAGCGACTGGATCTGGAAAAAGTGTATGTATCAATGGGATGATAACAAGCATATTGTACAAATCAAAACCTAGTGAAGTTAAATTTTTAATGGTCGATCCGAAAATGGTCGAATTAAATGTTTATAATGGGATTCCACACTTGATCACTCCTGTTGTAACAGATCCTAAGAAAGCAGCAAAAGCGTTAAAGATGATTGTGAATGAAATGGAAAAACGATATGAAAGTTTTGCACAAAAAGGGGCTAGAGACATTGAACGATATAATGCTTTATTACAGGAAGAATCTTTAGGACAAGCCCAAACCTTACCTTATATCGTCGTGATTATTGATGAGCTAGCAGATTTAATGATGGTAGCTCCTAATGATGTGGAAGACGCAATTATTCGACTTGCACAAAAGGCTCGAGCTGCTGGCATTCATTTGATTGTAGCAACACAACGTCCTTCTGTAGATGTGATTACTGGTTTGATAAAAGCGAATATACCATCTAGAATCGCATTTGGTGTTTCTTCACAAACGGATTCTCGAACGATTATCGATATGGGGGGAGCAGAAAAGTTATTAGGCCGTGGTGATATGTTATATTTTCCTGTTGGTTTTTCTAAACCGATTCGCGTTCAAGGGGCCTTTATTTCGGAACAGGAAGTTGAGGCGGTTGTCCAATTTGTGAAAGAACAACAAAAAGTAACGTACGAAGAAGAAATCATTCCTGACTTAAATCAGCATAATGAATTCGAGGAAGTGGAAGATGACCTATATTATGAAGCCGTTAAACTTGTGGTGGAAAATAAACAAGCTTCCGTTTCTTTATTGCAACGTCGATTTCGAATTGGTTATACTCGGGCTGCTCGTTTAATTGATACCATGGAAGCAAAAGGGATTGTTGGCCCCTACGAGGGAAGTAAACCGAGAAAAGTATTAGTAACACCAGATGATCTAGATAATATAAAAATACCAAGTTAA
- a CDS encoding ClpP family protease: MREDEQLKSEENTEDTNPREEQKKPTLMDTIQALGQTNLPATETNIYSLNIIGQIEGHVVLPPQNKTTKYEHIIPQLIAAEQNPKIEGILITLNTVGGDVEAGLAIAEMIASVSKPTVTLVLGGGHSIGVPIAVSSDYSFIAETATMTIHPVRLTGLVIGVPQTFEYLDKMQDRVVKFITQHSKITEDKFKELMFKTGELTRDIGTNVVGKDAVKYGLIDQVGGLGDALKELNRRIELWKNNNYKKGVVQ; this comes from the coding sequence ATGAGAGAAGACGAGCAATTAAAATCTGAAGAAAATACTGAAGATACAAATCCAAGAGAAGAACAAAAAAAACCAACATTAATGGATACGATTCAAGCATTAGGTCAAACAAATTTACCAGCAACTGAAACAAACATTTATTCATTAAATATCATTGGTCAAATTGAAGGACATGTTGTTCTACCCCCACAAAACAAAACAACCAAATATGAACATATTATTCCACAGCTAATTGCTGCAGAACAAAATCCAAAAATTGAAGGGATCTTAATTACACTTAATACTGTTGGAGGGGACGTTGAAGCAGGTCTTGCGATTGCTGAAATGATTGCATCAGTATCAAAACCGACTGTTACATTGGTGTTAGGCGGCGGTCACTCAATTGGTGTTCCGATAGCTGTATCGTCCGATTATTCGTTTATTGCCGAGACAGCAACCATGACGATTCATCCGGTTCGTTTAACAGGTTTAGTTATTGGAGTACCTCAAACCTTTGAATACTTAGATAAAATGCAAGATCGAGTTGTTAAATTTATCACCCAACATTCAAAAATTACAGAAGATAAGTTTAAGGAATTAATGTTCAAAACGGGTGAATTAACAAGAGATATTGGAACCAATGTTGTAGGAAAAGATGCAGTGAAGTATGGTCTAATTGATCAAGTTGGCGGCCTTGGTGATGCCCTAAAAGAACTAAATCGTAGAATTGAATTATGGAAAAATAATAACTATAAAAAAGGTGTTGTCCAATGA